In Drosophila santomea strain STO CAGO 1482 chromosome 2L, Prin_Dsan_1.1, whole genome shotgun sequence, a single window of DNA contains:
- the LOC120458017 gene encoding uncharacterized protein LOC120458017 yields MRISAAETRTRNLGSLRSEWVMGMGMALGTPSGSPAPSGRTAGMRVPHSLPVRLLPPPARRLRTPCGPWLLALLSLQVLLSPVGSSSHSSSLSSEVTTGSGSSPLSSSAPRLGVRVGRGLGNRLPPTALAPSGPFGTLTQSGQH; encoded by the coding sequence ATGCGGATCTCCGCCGCCGAAACTCGGACCCGGAACCTGGGATCCCTGCGGTCGGAGTGGGTgatggggatgggaatggCTCTGGGGACCCCATCCGGATCACCTGCGCCGAGTGGACGTACCGCGGGGATGCGGGTACCTCACTCGCTTCCTGTCCGCCTGCTTCCTCCTCCTGCCAGGCGGCTTCGTACTCCTTGCGGGCCCTGGCTCCTGGCTCTCCTGAGTCTCCAGGTCCTCCTTTCTCCTGTGGGGTCCTCCTCCCACTCCAGCTCACTCTCGTCGGAGGTGACCACTGGTTCTGGGTCTTCGCCTCTATCGTCCTCGGCACCTCGCCTTGGAGTTCGGGTGGGCCGCGGGTTAGGCAATCGCCTACCCCCGACCGCCCTTGCCCCTAGCGGGCCCTTCGGGACTCTGACCCAGAGTGGACAGCATTGA